The Nitrosomonas sp. sh817 genome includes a window with the following:
- a CDS encoding ScpA family protein has translation MVNPVIDSAEPQPVARICGEPLLEIPHDLYIPPDALEVFLDTFQGPLDLLLYLIRKHNLNILDIPMAELTQQYMTYVEMMRIDQLELAAEYLLMTALLIEIKSRMLLPKPKTETMEECDPRAELVRRLLEYEQMKKAADRLNGLPQAERDFSIAQIWIERDETIQLPNIGSDDLRNAWIAILARAKINRHHQVKRETLSVRAYMSQVLRDLRARKQVEFYDLFSASATVAEVVVTFLAILELAKELLLEISQSHDSGTIYVRAVDIA, from the coding sequence ATGGTGAATCCGGTCATTGACTCCGCCGAACCGCAGCCGGTTGCCCGGATTTGCGGCGAACCGTTACTGGAAATCCCGCACGATTTATACATCCCGCCGGATGCGCTGGAAGTCTTTCTCGATACGTTCCAGGGGCCGCTCGATCTGTTGTTGTACCTGATCCGCAAGCACAATCTCAACATTCTCGACATCCCGATGGCGGAATTGACACAGCAATACATGACCTATGTCGAAATGATGCGGATCGATCAATTGGAACTGGCGGCGGAATATTTGCTGATGACCGCGCTATTGATTGAAATCAAATCGCGCATGCTGCTCCCCAAGCCAAAAACTGAAACGATGGAAGAATGCGACCCGCGTGCCGAGCTGGTGCGGCGCCTGCTCGAGTATGAACAAATGAAAAAAGCCGCGGACCGGCTCAATGGATTGCCTCAAGCCGAGCGTGATTTCAGCATCGCTCAGATCTGGATAGAACGCGATGAAACCATCCAATTGCCCAATATCGGCAGCGATGATCTGCGGAATGCCTGGATCGCCATTCTGGCGCGCGCCAAGATTAACCGGCATCACCAGGTCAAGCGTGAAACGCTTTCGGTGCGCGCTTATATGAGCCAGGTTTTACGCGACTTACGCGCACGGAAACAAGTCGAGTTTTACGACTTATTCAGCGCTTCCGCGACGGTCGCCGAGGTGGTGGTCACTTTCTTGGCGATACTCGAACTGGCCAAGGAATTACTGCTGGAAATTTCTCAATCCCACGATTCCGGAACCATCTATGTCCGTGCCGTCGACATCGCCTAA